The Sinomonas sp. P10A9 genome contains the following window.
TCCGTGCTTCCCGCGAGACTGTCCTCGGGCGGCAAGGCCATGCTTGCGACCCTCGACCCTGCAACCCTCCGCCAGCTGTTCACGGGCCGAGGCGCGCAGATGTCCGGCGAGCAGCTCGGCGAGGAGGCGCTCCGCGCGCTCGAGGCCGAGCTCGCCGCGGTGCGCGAAAGCGGCGTGGCCATCAACAGGGGCCTCACCGAGCCGGGGCTCGTCGCGATGGGCGCCGCCGTCCCGGCGCCGGGCGGCGGCTCGTCCCACCGCGCGTGGCTGGGGGTCTCGCTCAGCGTGCCGGACTCGCGGGCAGGGGCGCTCGACGAGCCGGAAACCCGCGAGGCACTCCTGGCGTGCTGCAGCAGCATCGCGGCCTCGCTCGATGCAGCGGGGCTCACCGAGCCACGCTGATTCTGCTCTACAGAAGATAAAGGTTCAGCGCGCGAGCTTCCGCGGATCGACCGTCGGGTCGGCGAGGCGCTCGGGGTCCGGGATGATCCCCCGGTCGATGATGCGGCGCGCGGCCCGGACGACGAGCGGCTGGTCAACGGCCGCGCACCCGAGCAGGCGACCGTCCTCGGCGAGGAGGAAGGCTGCTGCAGGGACCCCCGTGACCGTCCCGTCCTCCGTGCGGAGGACGACGCGCGCGCCCGGCTCCTGACGTGCATCCATCGTGCCGACCGCCTCAGCGTGCACGCCGTAGCGGTCCGACCAGAACCACGGCGCTCCGAACTCCGCCGGCGCCTGGCCGAGCAGGCCCGCCGCCGCGGCCTGGCCCGAACGCACGGCGGCTTCCCAGTGCTTTGCTCGCCGCGCTGCGCCCCCGCGCACGACGTCGTCCGGTCGCCGCGTGCGGGTCGCGTCGCCGGCGGCGAAGATCGCCGGGCGGGATGTGGAGCCGTCGGAGCCGACGAGGATCCCGTCGTCCACGTCGAGGCCTGCGGCCTCGGCGACGTCGGTGTCCGGGGTGATCCCGATGCCGGCCACGACGATGTCGGCGGGAACGGAGCGGCCATCGGCGAGCCGCACGAGGTGCGGGGCGGCGTCGTGCGTCCCGTCCTCGATCGCCGCCGGCAGGCCGGTGACCGTGCGGACGCCGTGCTCTGCGTGCATCGCGTGCAGTCTGCGCGCGAGGTGCTCGCCCATCGCGGGGCCGAGGGGGAGGTCGATCGGGTCGATGAGAGTCACGTTGCCGCCCAGCGACGCGGCGGCGGAGGCCACCTCGGCGCCGATGAGCCCCGCGCCCACGATCACGATCCGCGCGCCCGGGACGAGCACGCGGCGCAGGGCATCGGCGTCGGCGCGGGACCGGAGGGTTAGCGCGTGCTGACCGCCGGGGATTGCGAGGCGCCGCGGGAGGCCGCCCGTCGCGAGAAGGATGCGGTCGGCGGCGAGGACCCGCCCGTCGTCGAGCGTCACCGACGGGTTCTGGCCGGAGGCGTCCAGGGCGGTTGCACGCGAGGCGACCACCGCGACGTCGTGCTCGCCGTACCAGCGCGCCGGCGCGAAGAGGATCTTCGCAGAGTCCTCGGTGCCCAGGAGGTAGCCCTTGCTCAGGGGCGGTCGGTCGTAGGGCAGGCCCTCGGGGGAGAGGATGGTGAGGACGCCGCCGTAGCCGCGGGCGCGCAGCTCCTGCGCGGCGCTGAAGCCTGCGACGCCGCCGCCCAGGATGACGATGCTGTGGGGGAGGGCAGGCGGAGCGCTCACAGCGGCGCCGTCACTGCGCGCAGGCCTCCGGGTCGGCGTCCGCGCCCGGGTACAGGACGATCTGGCCGTCGCGGACCTCGACCCGGTGGGTACGAGCATCCACGGTGGCCGGCAGGCACGTGACCTTGCCGGTGCGGAGGCTGAAGCTCGAGGAGTGCAGAGGGCACTCGACCTCCTCGCCCTCGATCCAGCCCTCGGCGAGCGATGCTTCCTCGTGCGTGCACGTGTCGTTGAGCGCGAAGAAGCAGCCCGTCTCGGCGTGGAAGACGGCGATGGCCTCGGCGAAGCCAGACTCCTCCGGTTCGACGACCTTCGCGGTGCCCTCCTCGATCTCGCCTGTGCTGCCGACCACGATTCCTTCGCTCATGGGCTCCACTCTACCGAGAGGCGTCGTGCAGGTTCGCGAAGGAGATTGGCGGCCCGGACCCGTGAGGCTGCGCGGCCCCGACCCGCGAGACTGCGCAGCCCGGGCTACTTGCTCTCGGCGAGCTTGCCGCCCGCGATGCGCAGGCGTCGCTGGGCGCGGCGGGCCACCGAGGAGTCATGGGTCACGAGGACAATCGTGAGGCCCTGACGCCAGAGCGTCTCGAAGAGGTCCATGATCTCGTCCCGCGTGCCTTCGTCGAGGTTGCCCGTGGGCTCGTCGGCGAGCAGCACCTTGGGCCTCTTCGCGAGGGCCCGGGCAATCGCGACGCGCTGCTGCTGGCCGCCGGAGAGCTCTCCGGGACGGTGCGACGCGCGGTCGCCGAGCCCGACCGACGCGAGCGACTGGGTGGCCCGCTCGGCGCGCTCCTGTGCCGGGAGGCCCAGCGGCGCGAGGCCCATCTCCACGTTGTCCTGAGCCGTGAGCGTGGGGATGAGGTTGAACGACTGGAATACGAAGCCCACCTCGTGCGCGCGGATGTCCGCCAGTTCGCGGTCCCGCAGCTTCGAGATCTCGTGCCCGGCGAGCGTCACGGTGCCGGACGTCGGGCGGTCGAGGGCCCCGAGCATCTGGAGGAGAGTGGACTTCCCGCCGCCCGTGGGACCCTGGATGGCCACAAGCTGCCCGGTCGGGATGGTGAGATCAACGCCGTCGAGCGCGTGGACTTCGCCCCGGGACTGGCGGTACGTCTTGCTGACGCCCACGAGCTGGAACATCGCTCCTGGGGCTGTAGCAGGGGCTGGGGCCGTGTCTGCCGCCGGTGCTGGTGCCACGGGCCGCTGGGCCTCATCCGGCGTCGTCGTGCTCTGCATCGCTGGTGCTTCCTTCTCGAGTCGTTTCTCGTCCTGGACGCTCATTACGCCACGCTCCGCAGCGCCTCGGCCGGCTGGAGCCGCGCGGCCCGCCACCCGCCGACAATTCCGGCGATGACCCCGCCGGCGATGGCGATGCCCACGGCGATGAGCACGATCGCGGGCGTGATCGGAGCGCCGAGCACCACCTGGGCGGCGCTCGCGCCGCCGAAGCCGCCTGGCCCCTGTCCCGGCCCGCCGGACTGCGCAGCCTGGCCCGCTGCCTGCCGCGCCGCCTGGCCGGCCGCCTGTCCCGCACCGCCTTGGCCGCCGAAGCCGCGGCCCACGCCGGCGGAGGCGCTGAGGGTCGGGGCGAAGATGTTCAGCAGCACTACTGCGATGAGCCCGACGGCGATCCCACCCACGGCGCCGATGCCCGACTGCACGAGCGACTCGCCGGCGACCTGCCGCACGATGGCCGAGTTGCGCCAGCCGATGGCCTTGAGCGTGCCGAACTCCCGCGTGCGCCGCGACACCCCGGAGAGCGTCAGGAGCGCCGCGAGGAGGAAGGCCGCGACGAGGACCGCGACCGAAAGCCACAGGCCCAGGCCCGAGACGAGGCTCGACGCGTTCGCGAGCGAGCCCGAGACGTTGGCGGCGAGGTCATCCTGCGTGTTGACGGTCTCGTCCGGGAGGGCCTTCTGGAGCGCGGCCTTGACCGCGGCGAGCTGATCCGATGAGGACGCCTTGACGTAGACGGAGCTCACGGCCCCGGCCTGTGACGAGAGGGTCTGCGCGACGTCGAGCGGGACGTAGACGTTCGCCGCCGTCTCGGACTCGGACCCTGTCGCGGAGACGATCCCCACGATCGTGAAGTCCGTGCCGCCCACGTTCACGGTCCCGCCGAGCGTGAGGCTCGCCGTCGTCGCGTAGGAGGAATCCACGACGGCGTTGTGCTGGCCGACGTCCTGCGTGCCGAGAGCACGGCCCTGTGACACGGAGGCCGACGCGAGGGGGCCGACGGTGGAGGCGCTGCCGTCGATGCCCAGGACGCTGAACGAGTTGACGCCGAAGGAGCCGCCGGGGCCGCGCTGGCCCTGCCCGGTTGCCGTCTGGCCCTCGCCGGATGGGGCCGGGGCGGTGGGGGCGGCGGTCGGCGCGCTGCCCGAACCGGTGCCGGTCTGGGTCAGCTGCCCGTTGAGCGTGATGTTCATGAGGGACAGCGCCGCCGAGGCCGACTGGACTCCCGTGGTCGCCTTGACCGTATCGGCCGACGTCCCTGCGAAGGTCGACGCGCCACGGCCCGAGATGAGCCTGGACTGGCTCACGGAGGTCGAGGAGCCGGTGCCCGACTGGCCGTTGACGTCGAACCGCTGGCCCGGCTGCGCGCCGGCCGTCGGCGCCGCGGGCGCCTTGGTCACCGTGATGTCGGTGCCGACGCCGTACACGGTGGCGAGCGCCGCCTTCTGCGCGTCCCGCACCCCGGCGGACAGGGCATTGACGACGATGACGAGGGCGATGGCCAGAGCCAGGGCAATGGCGATGATGGCGGTCTGCTTCCGCCGCCCTGACAGCTCTCGCCGCAGGTACCGAGCAAACATGGGGTGTCCCTTCGCTGCGCGGGCCTTCGCCGCGCCTGCCTCCGACGCTAGGGACGCACCCTATGGGCGTTGTAGGGCGAAGCTGTGGTGCGGCTGTGGTGGGCTGTGCGATGGGCAGGCCAGGCGTTCCCGAGCGTCAGCGAGCGGGGGGCGCCGTTGACTCGCGGATCACGAGCTGGGTCGCTAGCTCAACGCGGTGCGAGTCGAGCTGCTCGCCGCGCGCCTGCCGCAGGACGGTCCGGAGCGCGGCCCTGCCCATGTCGTGCAGGGGCTGTGCCACGGAGGTCAGGGCGGGAACGGAGTCTTCGGCGAGCGTTGTGCCGTCGAATCCGACGAGGCTCAGGTCCTCCGGCACCCGGATCCCTCGCCGTCTGGCTTCCCTCAGCACGCCGACGGCGATCGCGTCGTTGCCCGCGAAGATCGCTGTGGGCGGCTCGGGCATCGTCAGGAGCGCCGAGAGGCCCTCGACGCCGTACTCCGCGCGGAAGTTCCCGTGGATCACGAGCTCCGGCCCAAACCCGATACCGCGCGACATGAGGGCGGACATGTAGCCATGGAGACGCGCCTGGTTGCACTCGGCGGACTTCGGTCCGCCGAGGTAGGCGATGCGCCGGTGGCCGAGGTCCAGGAGGTGCTCGGCCGCGGCCCGGCCGCCCGCCCAGTTGGTTGCCCCGACGCTCACGACGTCCCCGGGCGGCGGGTTGAGCGGGTCGATCACGACGACGGGGATCTGGCGCCGCCGGAACGCCATGAGCTGCGCCTCGGCGAAGGCCGAGGTCACGACGATCAGCCCCGCACGCCCCTCGTCGACCATGCGCTGCGCCCTCCGGGACAGATCGTGCCCCCCGGCCGGGGCATGCTGGGTCGCGCTGAGCATGACCTCGACGCCGGCCTCGGCCGCGTAGTCGAGGATGCCGTTGAGCACGGTCAGAGAGTAGTTCGAGTTGACCGAGTCAAACGCGACCTCGACGACGGAGGGGCCGGCCGCTGTGCGGCGCTGGCCGGGGGACTGGTAGCCCGCGTCCTCGAGCGCGGCCAGCACCTTGGCCCGCGTCTGGGGCGCGACGTCCTCGCGCCCGTTGACCACCTTCGACACGGTGGGCGCGGAGACGCCGGTGAGGCGCGCGATGGCGGCCAGAGTGGTCTTCCCGCCGGTCGTGGTGAGGGTCATGGCCGTCCGAACTTTCGAAATTATTTCGTACCGTTTCAGTCTGGCCGTGGAGCCGTGTCGAGTCAACTCTTCGGCGGCTCCTCACCATCGCAGCGAAAGCGGGATGGATCATTCGTCAATGTCTTGAACTTTTTCCCTGAAACCCGTTGACCGTGATCTGAGTCACCCATTACGGTTGCACTGCAAGCCGAAATCTATTCGAAACATTTCGAAGCCTTGCGGTCACTGACGACCCCAGAGGATGAACGGAAGACCATGAACATTCGGAAACTGCGCACGGCCGCCACCGCGGTCGCCGCCGGAGCACTTGCCCTCACTCTTGCCGCGTGCGGCTCGGCGGGACCGGGGGGAGCGGCGGTCAGCGCCGACTCGGCGACCATGTGGGGCCTGACCGGAGGCAACCAGCCGGTGCTCCAGAAGTCGGTCGACGCGTGGAACTCGGCCCACGCGGGCGAGTCCATCAAGCTCGACTTCTTCGCGAACGACGCCTATAAGACCAAGGTCCGCACTGCCGTCGGCGCTGGCCAGGGGCCCACGTTCATCTACGGCTGGGGCGGCGGCGTGCTCAAGTCGTACGTCGACGCCGGCCAGGTCGAGGACCTCACGTCCTTCCTCTCCCAGAACCCGGACGTCAAGGACCGCTACCTGCCCTCTGTGCTCCAGAACGGCCAGGTCAACGGGAAGCAGTACGCGATCCCGAACAACAACGCCCAGCCCGTGGTCCTCTACTTCAACAAGGACCTCTTCGCGAAGATCGGGGCGCAGCCGCCCACCACGTGGGATGAGCTCATGGCGCTCGTGCCCAAGTTCAAGGCCGCCGGCATCGCCCCCTTCGCGCTCGGCGGGCAGTCGAAGTGGCCAGACCTCATGTGGCTCGAGTACCTCGTGGATCGCATCGGCGGCCCCCAGGCGTTCGCGGACATCGCGGCGAACAAGCCCAGCGCGTGGTCCAACCCCGCCGTGGCCGAGGCCCTGACGAAGATTCAGCAGCTCGTCGACGCGGGCGGATTCGTCAACGGCTTCTCATCCATCGCCGCGGACAGCAACGCGGACCAGGCGCTCCTCTACACGGGCAAGGCCGCCATGATCCTGCAGGGCGGCTGGATCTACCAGGGCATGAAGACGAACGCGGCCGACGCCATCAAGGGCGGCAAGATCGGCTGGACGACCTTCCCGGCCGTTGCCGGCGGCAAGGGCGATCCGGCGGGCATCGTGGGCAACCCCTCCAACTTCTGGTCGGTCTCCTCGAAGGGCACCGAGGCACAGAAGAAGGCCGCGCTCGACTACGTCAAGAGCGGCATGTTCACCGACGCCGACACTCAGACCCTCATCGACTCGGGCGCTGTGCCCGTGGTCAAGGGCATTGAGGGCAAACTGGCGGCGTCCCCGGACAAGGACTTCCTGACGTTCGTGTACGGCATGGTCAAGAACGCCCCGAGCTTCACCCTCTCGTGGGACCAGGCCCTCAGCCCGGCCCAGGGCGACGCGATGCTCGCCAACCTCGACCAGATCTTCCTCAAGAAGATCACT
Protein-coding sequences here:
- a CDS encoding non-heme iron oxygenase ferredoxin subunit; translated protein: MSEGIVVGSTGEIEEGTAKVVEPEESGFAEAIAVFHAETGCFFALNDTCTHEEASLAEGWIEGEEVECPLHSSSFSLRTGKVTCLPATVDARTHRVEVRDGQIVLYPGADADPEACAQ
- a CDS encoding NAD(P)/FAD-dependent oxidoreductase; the encoded protein is MSAPPALPHSIVILGGGVAGFSAAQELRARGYGGVLTILSPEGLPYDRPPLSKGYLLGTEDSAKILFAPARWYGEHDVAVVASRATALDASGQNPSVTLDDGRVLAADRILLATGGLPRRLAIPGGQHALTLRSRADADALRRVLVPGARIVIVGAGLIGAEVASAAASLGGNVTLIDPIDLPLGPAMGEHLARRLHAMHAEHGVRTVTGLPAAIEDGTHDAAPHLVRLADGRSVPADIVVAGIGITPDTDVAEAAGLDVDDGILVGSDGSTSRPAIFAAGDATRTRRPDDVVRGGAARRAKHWEAAVRSGQAAAAGLLGQAPAEFGAPWFWSDRYGVHAEAVGTMDARQEPGARVVLRTEDGTVTGVPAAAFLLAEDGRLLGCAAVDQPLVVRAARRIIDRGIIPDPERLADPTVDPRKLAR
- a CDS encoding LacI family DNA-binding transcriptional regulator produces the protein MTLTTTGGKTTLAAIARLTGVSAPTVSKVVNGREDVAPQTRAKVLAALEDAGYQSPGQRRTAAGPSVVEVAFDSVNSNYSLTVLNGILDYAAEAGVEVMLSATQHAPAGGHDLSRRAQRMVDEGRAGLIVVTSAFAEAQLMAFRRRQIPVVVIDPLNPPPGDVVSVGATNWAGGRAAAEHLLDLGHRRIAYLGGPKSAECNQARLHGYMSALMSRGIGFGPELVIHGNFRAEYGVEGLSALLTMPEPPTAIFAGNDAIAVGVLREARRRGIRVPEDLSLVGFDGTTLAEDSVPALTSVAQPLHDMGRAALRTVLRQARGEQLDSHRVELATQLVIRESTAPPAR
- a CDS encoding ABC transporter permease — translated: MFARYLRRELSGRRKQTAIIAIALALAIALVIVVNALSAGVRDAQKAALATVYGVGTDITVTKAPAAPTAGAQPGQRFDVNGQSGTGSSTSVSQSRLISGRGASTFAGTSADTVKATTGVQSASAALSLMNITLNGQLTQTGTGSGSAPTAAPTAPAPSGEGQTATGQGQRGPGGSFGVNSFSVLGIDGSASTVGPLASASVSQGRALGTQDVGQHNAVVDSSYATTASLTLGGTVNVGGTDFTIVGIVSATGSESETAANVYVPLDVAQTLSSQAGAVSSVYVKASSSDQLAAVKAALQKALPDETVNTQDDLAANVSGSLANASSLVSGLGLWLSVAVLVAAFLLAALLTLSGVSRRTREFGTLKAIGWRNSAIVRQVAGESLVQSGIGAVGGIAVGLIAVVLLNIFAPTLSASAGVGRGFGGQGGAGQAAGQAARQAAGQAAQSGGPGQGPGGFGGASAAQVVLGAPITPAIVLIAVGIAIAGGVIAGIVGGWRAARLQPAEALRSVA
- a CDS encoding extracellular solute-binding protein, which encodes MNIRKLRTAATAVAAGALALTLAACGSAGPGGAAVSADSATMWGLTGGNQPVLQKSVDAWNSAHAGESIKLDFFANDAYKTKVRTAVGAGQGPTFIYGWGGGVLKSYVDAGQVEDLTSFLSQNPDVKDRYLPSVLQNGQVNGKQYAIPNNNAQPVVLYFNKDLFAKIGAQPPTTWDELMALVPKFKAAGIAPFALGGQSKWPDLMWLEYLVDRIGGPQAFADIAANKPSAWSNPAVAEALTKIQQLVDAGGFVNGFSSIAADSNADQALLYTGKAAMILQGGWIYQGMKTNAADAIKGGKIGWTTFPAVAGGKGDPAGIVGNPSNFWSVSSKGTEAQKKAALDYVKSGMFTDADTQTLIDSGAVPVVKGIEGKLAASPDKDFLTFVYGMVKNAPSFTLSWDQALSPAQGDAMLANLDQIFLKKITPEQFVSTMNATIGK
- a CDS encoding ABC transporter ATP-binding protein, yielding MFQLVGVSKTYRQSRGEVHALDGVDLTIPTGQLVAIQGPTGGGKSTLLQMLGALDRPTSGTVTLAGHEISKLRDRELADIRAHEVGFVFQSFNLIPTLTAQDNVEMGLAPLGLPAQERAERATQSLASVGLGDRASHRPGELSGGQQQRVAIARALAKRPKVLLADEPTGNLDEGTRDEIMDLFETLWRQGLTIVLVTHDSSVARRAQRRLRIAGGKLAESK